One Brassica napus cultivar Da-Ae chromosome A5, Da-Ae, whole genome shotgun sequence DNA window includes the following coding sequences:
- the LOC106450882 gene encoding homeobox-leucine zipper protein HDG1-like isoform X1 → MNFSGFLHHDDDKTPGGETVGGGNHFFSPAAAMSGGPVQFSSPRLSLGLQTNVENNGGEVGRTGESFEVSVTRRSPESRSGSDNVEALSGEDDLDASDRPLKKKKRYHRHTPHQIQELESVFKECPHPDEKQRLDLSRRLNLDTRQVKFWFQNRRTQMKTQIERHENSLLRQENDKLRAENMSVREAMRNPMCGHCGASAVLGEISLEEHQLRIENSRLKDELDRLCALAGKFINRSDDAGSHQLPNSTLKLGVGSRNVDAGGGFTLLHPVFEIPSSHFYSGLNAPVNRTGTDISAGGVDEKSLYLELAVSAMDELVKMAQTSEPLWIQSSKGKREMLNREEYDKSFRPCLGPKPGGFVSEASKEVGMVIINSLALVETLMDSERWAEMFPCMIAKNSTIEIISSGMGGTRNGAIHLMQAELQLLSPLVPVRQVTFLRFCKQHAEGVWAVVDVSVDRISERGGAASARSSLSCRRLPSGCLVHDMPNGYSKVTWIDHTEYDETNIHHSYRPLVSSGLAFGSKRWVSALQRQCESLAILMSSAIPNRSKPTPAISSIGKKSMLRLAQRMTENFCRGVCASSSQKWSKLDIGNIDEDVRIMTRKNVNDSGEPPGILLSAATSVWVPVTPRRLFDFLRDELLRSEWDILSNGGPMQEIANIFKGQDYSNSVSLLRSTAMNASQSSMLILQETSIDASGAVVVYAPVDIPAMHSVMNGGDSAYVALLPSGFAILPDGQGTEETGSLLTVAFQILVNSLPTAKLNVESIETVSNLISCTVQKIRAALRCEK, encoded by the exons ATGAATTTCAGCGGGTTTCTCCATCACGACGACGATAAAACCCCCGGCGGCGAAACCGTCGGTGGTGGAAACCATTTCTTTTCACCAGCCGCCGCTATGTCCGGTGGTCCAGTTCAGTTCTCTTCTCCTCGTCTCTCTCTTGGCCTT CAAACAAATGTAGAAAACAACGGAGGAGAAGTGGGCAGAACCGGCGAGAGCTTCGAGGTGAGTGTTACTCGGAGAAGTCCAGAGAGTAGATCTGGAAGCGATAACGTCGAAGCACTTTCCGGCGAGGATGACTTAGACGCTTCTGATAGAcctttaaagaagaagaaacgttaCCACCGACATACTCCACATCAAATACAAGAACTCGAATC ggttttcaaGGAGTGTCCTCATCCCGATGAGAAGCAACGGCTAGATCTTAGCCGTCGGCTTAACTTGGATACTCGCCAAGTCAAGTTCTGGTTCCAAAACCGCCGTACTCAAATGAAG ACGCAAATTGAGCGACATGAAAACTCTTTATTGAGACAAGAGAACGATAAGCTCCGAGCTGAGAACATGTCGGTGCGGGAAGCCATGAGGAATCCTATGTGCGGTCACTGCGGTGCCTCCGCTGTTCTTGGAGAGATCTCTCTTGAAGAGCATCAGTTAAGAATCGAGAACTCACGTCTCAAAGATGAGCTGGACCGTTTATGTGCCTTAGCCGGAAAATTCATTAACCGGTCCGATGACGCCGGTTCACATCAGTTACCAAACTCTACGCTCAAACTCGGTGTCGGTTCAAGAAATGTTGATGCTGGTGGTGGTTTTACACTACTCCATCCTGTATTCGAGATTCCATCATCTCATTTCTACTCCGGTTTAAATGCTCCGGTTAACCGTACCGGTACGGATATTTCTGCCGGAGGAGTCGACGAGAAGTCATTGTATCTGGAATTAGCTGTTTCCGCTATGGACGAGCTAGTGAAAATGGCGCAAACAAGTGAGCCACTTTGGATCCAAAGCTCGAAAGGCAAACGTGAGATGCTGAACCGGGAAGAATATGACAAAAGTTTCAGACCTTGCCTCGGGCCTAAACCGGGCGGGTTTGTCTCGGAAGCTTCGAAAGAAGTAGGAATGGTTATCATTAATAGCTTAGCCCTCGTTGAAACCTTAATGGACTCG GAACGATGGGCGGAGATGTTTCCATGTATGATTGCAAAAAATTCGACTATAGAAATCATCTCTAGTGGTATGGGAGGGACAAGAAACGGTGCTATTCATCTG ATGCAAGCTGAGCTTCAGTTGCTATCACCGCTAGTGCCGGTTCGTCAAGTGACTTTCTTAAGGTTCTGTAAACAACACGCAGAAGGTGTTTGGGCAGTCGTGGATGTCTCTGTGGATAGGATAAGCGAAAGAGGCGGTGCAGCCTCAGCTAGGTCTTCTCTGAGCTGTAGAAGGCTACCGTCTGGTTGCCTTGTCCATGACATGCCCAATGGCTACTCTAAG GTAACATGGATTGACCACACCGAGTATGACGAGACCAACATCCACCATTCGTACCGTCCATTAGTCAGCTCGGGTCTGGCCTTCGGCTCCAAACGGTGGGTATCCGCTCTGCAACGACAATGTGAAAGCCTCGCCATCCTCATGTCCTCAGCAATACCCAACCGCAGCAAACCCACAC CAGCCATAAGCTCTATAGGGAAGAAGAGTATGCTAAGGCTAGCACAAAGGATGACTGAGAATTTTTGTAGAGGCGTGTGCGCTTCTTCTTCACAGAAATGGAGTAAGCTTGACATTGGTAACATAGATGAAGACGTGAGGATCATGACTAGGAAGAACGTTAATGACTCCGGTGAACCACCGGGGATTCTTTTAAGCGCCGCCACCTCCGTGTGGGTCCCGGTTACACCGAGACGTCTCTTTGATTTTCTGAGAGATGAGCTTTTGAGATCGGAATGGGATATTTTATCCAACGGTGGACCTATGCAGGAGATTGCTAACATCTTCAAGGGCCAAGATTACTCTAACTCCGTCTCTCTCTTACGTTCCACT GCTATGAATGCGAGCCAGAGTAGTATGTTGATACTGCAAGAGACAAGCATAGATGCATCTGGGGCTGTAGTTGTATACGCGCCGGTTGATATCCCTGCGATGCATTCTGTGATGAACGGTGGAGATTCTGCTTACGTGGCTCTACTTCCTTCTGGGTTTGCTATACTCCCTGATGGTCAAGGGACGGAGGAAACCGGTTCGCTTCTAACCGTGGCGTTTCAGATTTTGGTCAACTCTCTTCCCACGGCTAAGCTCAACGTGGAATCGATCGAGACCGTTAGTAATCTGATATCATGCACCGTTCAGAAAATCAGAGCTGCTCTGAGATGCGAGAAATAG
- the LOC106450882 gene encoding homeobox-leucine zipper protein HDG1-like isoform X2 produces MNFSGFLHHDDDKTPGGETVGGGNHFFSPAAAMSGGPVQFSSPRLSLGLQTNVENNGGEVGRTGESFEVSVTRRSPESRSGSDNVEALSGEDDLDASDRPLKKKKRYHRHTPHQIQELESVFKECPHPDEKQRLDLSRRLNLDTRQVKFWFQNRRTQMKTQIERHENSLLRQENDKLRAENMSVREAMRNPMCGHCGASAVLGEISLEEHQLRIENSRLKDELDRLCALAGKFINRSDDAGSHQLPNSTLKLGVGSRNVDAGGGFTLLHPVFEIPSSHFYSGLNAPVNRTGTDISAGGVDEKSLYLELAVSAMDELVKMAQTSEPLWIQSSKGKREMLNREEYDKSFRPCLGPKPGGFVSEASKEVGMVIINSLALVETLMDSERWAEMFPCMIAKNSTIEIISSGMGGTRNGAIHLMQAELQLLSPLVPVRQVTFLRFCKQHAEGVWAVVDVSVDRISERGGAASARSSLSCRRLPSGCLVHDMPNGYSKVTWIDHTEYDETNIHHSYRPLVSSGLAFGSKRWVSALQRQCESLAILMSSAIPNRSKPTPISSIGKKSMLRLAQRMTENFCRGVCASSSQKWSKLDIGNIDEDVRIMTRKNVNDSGEPPGILLSAATSVWVPVTPRRLFDFLRDELLRSEWDILSNGGPMQEIANIFKGQDYSNSVSLLRSTAMNASQSSMLILQETSIDASGAVVVYAPVDIPAMHSVMNGGDSAYVALLPSGFAILPDGQGTEETGSLLTVAFQILVNSLPTAKLNVESIETVSNLISCTVQKIRAALRCEK; encoded by the exons ATGAATTTCAGCGGGTTTCTCCATCACGACGACGATAAAACCCCCGGCGGCGAAACCGTCGGTGGTGGAAACCATTTCTTTTCACCAGCCGCCGCTATGTCCGGTGGTCCAGTTCAGTTCTCTTCTCCTCGTCTCTCTCTTGGCCTT CAAACAAATGTAGAAAACAACGGAGGAGAAGTGGGCAGAACCGGCGAGAGCTTCGAGGTGAGTGTTACTCGGAGAAGTCCAGAGAGTAGATCTGGAAGCGATAACGTCGAAGCACTTTCCGGCGAGGATGACTTAGACGCTTCTGATAGAcctttaaagaagaagaaacgttaCCACCGACATACTCCACATCAAATACAAGAACTCGAATC ggttttcaaGGAGTGTCCTCATCCCGATGAGAAGCAACGGCTAGATCTTAGCCGTCGGCTTAACTTGGATACTCGCCAAGTCAAGTTCTGGTTCCAAAACCGCCGTACTCAAATGAAG ACGCAAATTGAGCGACATGAAAACTCTTTATTGAGACAAGAGAACGATAAGCTCCGAGCTGAGAACATGTCGGTGCGGGAAGCCATGAGGAATCCTATGTGCGGTCACTGCGGTGCCTCCGCTGTTCTTGGAGAGATCTCTCTTGAAGAGCATCAGTTAAGAATCGAGAACTCACGTCTCAAAGATGAGCTGGACCGTTTATGTGCCTTAGCCGGAAAATTCATTAACCGGTCCGATGACGCCGGTTCACATCAGTTACCAAACTCTACGCTCAAACTCGGTGTCGGTTCAAGAAATGTTGATGCTGGTGGTGGTTTTACACTACTCCATCCTGTATTCGAGATTCCATCATCTCATTTCTACTCCGGTTTAAATGCTCCGGTTAACCGTACCGGTACGGATATTTCTGCCGGAGGAGTCGACGAGAAGTCATTGTATCTGGAATTAGCTGTTTCCGCTATGGACGAGCTAGTGAAAATGGCGCAAACAAGTGAGCCACTTTGGATCCAAAGCTCGAAAGGCAAACGTGAGATGCTGAACCGGGAAGAATATGACAAAAGTTTCAGACCTTGCCTCGGGCCTAAACCGGGCGGGTTTGTCTCGGAAGCTTCGAAAGAAGTAGGAATGGTTATCATTAATAGCTTAGCCCTCGTTGAAACCTTAATGGACTCG GAACGATGGGCGGAGATGTTTCCATGTATGATTGCAAAAAATTCGACTATAGAAATCATCTCTAGTGGTATGGGAGGGACAAGAAACGGTGCTATTCATCTG ATGCAAGCTGAGCTTCAGTTGCTATCACCGCTAGTGCCGGTTCGTCAAGTGACTTTCTTAAGGTTCTGTAAACAACACGCAGAAGGTGTTTGGGCAGTCGTGGATGTCTCTGTGGATAGGATAAGCGAAAGAGGCGGTGCAGCCTCAGCTAGGTCTTCTCTGAGCTGTAGAAGGCTACCGTCTGGTTGCCTTGTCCATGACATGCCCAATGGCTACTCTAAG GTAACATGGATTGACCACACCGAGTATGACGAGACCAACATCCACCATTCGTACCGTCCATTAGTCAGCTCGGGTCTGGCCTTCGGCTCCAAACGGTGGGTATCCGCTCTGCAACGACAATGTGAAAGCCTCGCCATCCTCATGTCCTCAGCAATACCCAACCGCAGCAAACCCACAC CCATAAGCTCTATAGGGAAGAAGAGTATGCTAAGGCTAGCACAAAGGATGACTGAGAATTTTTGTAGAGGCGTGTGCGCTTCTTCTTCACAGAAATGGAGTAAGCTTGACATTGGTAACATAGATGAAGACGTGAGGATCATGACTAGGAAGAACGTTAATGACTCCGGTGAACCACCGGGGATTCTTTTAAGCGCCGCCACCTCCGTGTGGGTCCCGGTTACACCGAGACGTCTCTTTGATTTTCTGAGAGATGAGCTTTTGAGATCGGAATGGGATATTTTATCCAACGGTGGACCTATGCAGGAGATTGCTAACATCTTCAAGGGCCAAGATTACTCTAACTCCGTCTCTCTCTTACGTTCCACT GCTATGAATGCGAGCCAGAGTAGTATGTTGATACTGCAAGAGACAAGCATAGATGCATCTGGGGCTGTAGTTGTATACGCGCCGGTTGATATCCCTGCGATGCATTCTGTGATGAACGGTGGAGATTCTGCTTACGTGGCTCTACTTCCTTCTGGGTTTGCTATACTCCCTGATGGTCAAGGGACGGAGGAAACCGGTTCGCTTCTAACCGTGGCGTTTCAGATTTTGGTCAACTCTCTTCCCACGGCTAAGCTCAACGTGGAATCGATCGAGACCGTTAGTAATCTGATATCATGCACCGTTCAGAAAATCAGAGCTGCTCTGAGATGCGAGAAATAG
- the LOC106450882 gene encoding homeobox-leucine zipper protein HDG1-like isoform X3 has product MSGGPVQFSSPRLSLGLQTNVENNGGEVGRTGESFEVSVTRRSPESRSGSDNVEALSGEDDLDASDRPLKKKKRYHRHTPHQIQELESVFKECPHPDEKQRLDLSRRLNLDTRQVKFWFQNRRTQMKTQIERHENSLLRQENDKLRAENMSVREAMRNPMCGHCGASAVLGEISLEEHQLRIENSRLKDELDRLCALAGKFINRSDDAGSHQLPNSTLKLGVGSRNVDAGGGFTLLHPVFEIPSSHFYSGLNAPVNRTGTDISAGGVDEKSLYLELAVSAMDELVKMAQTSEPLWIQSSKGKREMLNREEYDKSFRPCLGPKPGGFVSEASKEVGMVIINSLALVETLMDSERWAEMFPCMIAKNSTIEIISSGMGGTRNGAIHLMQAELQLLSPLVPVRQVTFLRFCKQHAEGVWAVVDVSVDRISERGGAASARSSLSCRRLPSGCLVHDMPNGYSKVTWIDHTEYDETNIHHSYRPLVSSGLAFGSKRWVSALQRQCESLAILMSSAIPNRSKPTPAISSIGKKSMLRLAQRMTENFCRGVCASSSQKWSKLDIGNIDEDVRIMTRKNVNDSGEPPGILLSAATSVWVPVTPRRLFDFLRDELLRSEWDILSNGGPMQEIANIFKGQDYSNSVSLLRSTAMNASQSSMLILQETSIDASGAVVVYAPVDIPAMHSVMNGGDSAYVALLPSGFAILPDGQGTEETGSLLTVAFQILVNSLPTAKLNVESIETVSNLISCTVQKIRAALRCEK; this is encoded by the exons ATGTCCGGTGGTCCAGTTCAGTTCTCTTCTCCTCGTCTCTCTCTTGGCCTT CAAACAAATGTAGAAAACAACGGAGGAGAAGTGGGCAGAACCGGCGAGAGCTTCGAGGTGAGTGTTACTCGGAGAAGTCCAGAGAGTAGATCTGGAAGCGATAACGTCGAAGCACTTTCCGGCGAGGATGACTTAGACGCTTCTGATAGAcctttaaagaagaagaaacgttaCCACCGACATACTCCACATCAAATACAAGAACTCGAATC ggttttcaaGGAGTGTCCTCATCCCGATGAGAAGCAACGGCTAGATCTTAGCCGTCGGCTTAACTTGGATACTCGCCAAGTCAAGTTCTGGTTCCAAAACCGCCGTACTCAAATGAAG ACGCAAATTGAGCGACATGAAAACTCTTTATTGAGACAAGAGAACGATAAGCTCCGAGCTGAGAACATGTCGGTGCGGGAAGCCATGAGGAATCCTATGTGCGGTCACTGCGGTGCCTCCGCTGTTCTTGGAGAGATCTCTCTTGAAGAGCATCAGTTAAGAATCGAGAACTCACGTCTCAAAGATGAGCTGGACCGTTTATGTGCCTTAGCCGGAAAATTCATTAACCGGTCCGATGACGCCGGTTCACATCAGTTACCAAACTCTACGCTCAAACTCGGTGTCGGTTCAAGAAATGTTGATGCTGGTGGTGGTTTTACACTACTCCATCCTGTATTCGAGATTCCATCATCTCATTTCTACTCCGGTTTAAATGCTCCGGTTAACCGTACCGGTACGGATATTTCTGCCGGAGGAGTCGACGAGAAGTCATTGTATCTGGAATTAGCTGTTTCCGCTATGGACGAGCTAGTGAAAATGGCGCAAACAAGTGAGCCACTTTGGATCCAAAGCTCGAAAGGCAAACGTGAGATGCTGAACCGGGAAGAATATGACAAAAGTTTCAGACCTTGCCTCGGGCCTAAACCGGGCGGGTTTGTCTCGGAAGCTTCGAAAGAAGTAGGAATGGTTATCATTAATAGCTTAGCCCTCGTTGAAACCTTAATGGACTCG GAACGATGGGCGGAGATGTTTCCATGTATGATTGCAAAAAATTCGACTATAGAAATCATCTCTAGTGGTATGGGAGGGACAAGAAACGGTGCTATTCATCTG ATGCAAGCTGAGCTTCAGTTGCTATCACCGCTAGTGCCGGTTCGTCAAGTGACTTTCTTAAGGTTCTGTAAACAACACGCAGAAGGTGTTTGGGCAGTCGTGGATGTCTCTGTGGATAGGATAAGCGAAAGAGGCGGTGCAGCCTCAGCTAGGTCTTCTCTGAGCTGTAGAAGGCTACCGTCTGGTTGCCTTGTCCATGACATGCCCAATGGCTACTCTAAG GTAACATGGATTGACCACACCGAGTATGACGAGACCAACATCCACCATTCGTACCGTCCATTAGTCAGCTCGGGTCTGGCCTTCGGCTCCAAACGGTGGGTATCCGCTCTGCAACGACAATGTGAAAGCCTCGCCATCCTCATGTCCTCAGCAATACCCAACCGCAGCAAACCCACAC CAGCCATAAGCTCTATAGGGAAGAAGAGTATGCTAAGGCTAGCACAAAGGATGACTGAGAATTTTTGTAGAGGCGTGTGCGCTTCTTCTTCACAGAAATGGAGTAAGCTTGACATTGGTAACATAGATGAAGACGTGAGGATCATGACTAGGAAGAACGTTAATGACTCCGGTGAACCACCGGGGATTCTTTTAAGCGCCGCCACCTCCGTGTGGGTCCCGGTTACACCGAGACGTCTCTTTGATTTTCTGAGAGATGAGCTTTTGAGATCGGAATGGGATATTTTATCCAACGGTGGACCTATGCAGGAGATTGCTAACATCTTCAAGGGCCAAGATTACTCTAACTCCGTCTCTCTCTTACGTTCCACT GCTATGAATGCGAGCCAGAGTAGTATGTTGATACTGCAAGAGACAAGCATAGATGCATCTGGGGCTGTAGTTGTATACGCGCCGGTTGATATCCCTGCGATGCATTCTGTGATGAACGGTGGAGATTCTGCTTACGTGGCTCTACTTCCTTCTGGGTTTGCTATACTCCCTGATGGTCAAGGGACGGAGGAAACCGGTTCGCTTCTAACCGTGGCGTTTCAGATTTTGGTCAACTCTCTTCCCACGGCTAAGCTCAACGTGGAATCGATCGAGACCGTTAGTAATCTGATATCATGCACCGTTCAGAAAATCAGAGCTGCTCTGAGATGCGAGAAATAG